The following are from one region of the Gossypium hirsutum isolate 1008001.06 chromosome D03, Gossypium_hirsutum_v2.1, whole genome shotgun sequence genome:
- the LOC107932583 gene encoding CBS domain-containing protein CBSX1, chloroplastic isoform X2, whose protein sequence is MDTILHTEPLSLTRLRATSNSTASIHHMPCQLIFRPFHRLSFPLSTVNAGSSSRRSSTFVVAACGTLTANSVSPRGGVYTVGDFMTRKEDLHVVKPTTTVDEALEALVEHRITGFPVIDDDWKLVGLVSDYDLLALDSISGRRTENDLFPEVDSTWKSSILQTFNEVQKLLNKTNGQVVGDLMTPAPLVVRETTNLEDAARLLLETKYRRLPVVDVEGKLVGIITRGNVVRAALRIKREIEGKA, encoded by the exons atggacACAATTCTCCATACCGAACCTCTATCTCTCACTCGCTTACGCGCCACTTCGAATTCCACCGCTTCCATTCACCATATGCCTTGCCAGCTCATCTTCCGTCCTTTCCACcgcctttcctttcctttatccaccGTCAACGCCGGCTCCAGTTCTCGCAGGTCATCCACTTTTGTTGTCGCCGCTTGCGGCACTCTCACCGCCAATTCCGTCTCG CCAAGAGGTGGAGTATATACAGTTGGGGATTTCATGACGAGAAAAGAGGATTTGCATGTTGTAAAGCCAACAACAACTGTTGATGAAG CACTGGAAGCTCTTGTTGAACACAGAATCACCGGTTTTCCTGTTATTGATGATGATTGGAAATTG GTTGGACTTGTTTCTGATTATGACTTGCTAGCATTGGACTCCATATCTG GGCGACGGACTGAGAATGACCTGTTTCCTGAAGTTGATAGCACTTGGAAA TCCTCAATTTTGCAGACTTTCAACGAGGTACAGAAGTTACTCAACAAGACGAATGGCCAGGTCGTTGGTGATTTAATGACACCAGCTCCATTAGTTGTACGTGAAACAACTAATCTCGAGGATGCTGCTAG ATTATTGCTCGAGACAAAATACCGCAGGCTTCCGGTTGTTGATGTAGAGGGCAAGCTG GTGGGTATCATCACAAGAGGAAATGTCGTTAGAGCCGCCCTTCGAATAAAGCGTGAAATTGAAGGAAAAGCTTAA
- the LOC107932583 gene encoding CBS domain-containing protein CBSX1, chloroplastic isoform X1 — translation MDTILHTEPLSLTRLRATSNSTASIHHMPCQLIFRPFHRLSFPLSTVNAGSSSRRSSTFVVAACGTLTANSVSPRGGVYTVGDFMTRKEDLHVVKPTTTVDEALEALVEHRITGFPVIDDDWKLVGLVSDYDLLALDSISGRRTENDLFPEVDSTWKLKQSSILQTFNEVQKLLNKTNGQVVGDLMTPAPLVVRETTNLEDAARLLLETKYRRLPVVDVEGKLVGIITRGNVVRAALRIKREIEGKA, via the exons atggacACAATTCTCCATACCGAACCTCTATCTCTCACTCGCTTACGCGCCACTTCGAATTCCACCGCTTCCATTCACCATATGCCTTGCCAGCTCATCTTCCGTCCTTTCCACcgcctttcctttcctttatccaccGTCAACGCCGGCTCCAGTTCTCGCAGGTCATCCACTTTTGTTGTCGCCGCTTGCGGCACTCTCACCGCCAATTCCGTCTCG CCAAGAGGTGGAGTATATACAGTTGGGGATTTCATGACGAGAAAAGAGGATTTGCATGTTGTAAAGCCAACAACAACTGTTGATGAAG CACTGGAAGCTCTTGTTGAACACAGAATCACCGGTTTTCCTGTTATTGATGATGATTGGAAATTG GTTGGACTTGTTTCTGATTATGACTTGCTAGCATTGGACTCCATATCTG GGCGACGGACTGAGAATGACCTGTTTCCTGAAGTTGATAGCACTTGGAAA CTAAAGCAGTCCTCAATTTTGCAGACTTTCAACGAGGTACAGAAGTTACTCAACAAGACGAATGGCCAGGTCGTTGGTGATTTAATGACACCAGCTCCATTAGTTGTACGTGAAACAACTAATCTCGAGGATGCTGCTAG ATTATTGCTCGAGACAAAATACCGCAGGCTTCCGGTTGTTGATGTAGAGGGCAAGCTG GTGGGTATCATCACAAGAGGAAATGTCGTTAGAGCCGCCCTTCGAATAAAGCGTGAAATTGAAGGAAAAGCTTAA
- the LOC107932583 gene encoding CBS domain-containing protein CBSX1, chloroplastic isoform X3, protein MDTILHTEPLSLTRLRATSNSTASIHHMPCQLIFRPFHRLSFPLSTVNAGSSSRRSSTFVVAACGTLTANSVSPRGGVYTVGDFMTRKEDLHVVKPTTTVDEALEALVEHRITGFPVIDDDWKLVGLVSDYDLLALDSISGRRTENDLFPEVDSTWKTFNEVQKLLNKTNGQVVGDLMTPAPLVVRETTNLEDAARLLLETKYRRLPVVDVEGKLVGIITRGNVVRAALRIKREIEGKA, encoded by the exons atggacACAATTCTCCATACCGAACCTCTATCTCTCACTCGCTTACGCGCCACTTCGAATTCCACCGCTTCCATTCACCATATGCCTTGCCAGCTCATCTTCCGTCCTTTCCACcgcctttcctttcctttatccaccGTCAACGCCGGCTCCAGTTCTCGCAGGTCATCCACTTTTGTTGTCGCCGCTTGCGGCACTCTCACCGCCAATTCCGTCTCG CCAAGAGGTGGAGTATATACAGTTGGGGATTTCATGACGAGAAAAGAGGATTTGCATGTTGTAAAGCCAACAACAACTGTTGATGAAG CACTGGAAGCTCTTGTTGAACACAGAATCACCGGTTTTCCTGTTATTGATGATGATTGGAAATTG GTTGGACTTGTTTCTGATTATGACTTGCTAGCATTGGACTCCATATCTG GGCGACGGACTGAGAATGACCTGTTTCCTGAAGTTGATAGCACTTGGAAA ACTTTCAACGAGGTACAGAAGTTACTCAACAAGACGAATGGCCAGGTCGTTGGTGATTTAATGACACCAGCTCCATTAGTTGTACGTGAAACAACTAATCTCGAGGATGCTGCTAG ATTATTGCTCGAGACAAAATACCGCAGGCTTCCGGTTGTTGATGTAGAGGGCAAGCTG GTGGGTATCATCACAAGAGGAAATGTCGTTAGAGCCGCCCTTCGAATAAAGCGTGAAATTGAAGGAAAAGCTTAA